Part of the Candidatus Brocadia sinica JPN1 genome, GGTCACGGCGCTGGATCCCATTATTCGGGCCGAAGGAGGGACATGGATTGCTTATGGCAGTGGTGACGCCGATAAGGAGGTAGTAGATAGCAAAGATCGTATTGCCGTTCCGCCTGACAACCCACAGTATACCCTTCGGAGAGTCTGGCTTACCCATGAGGAGGAAGAGAGGTTTTATTACGGCTTTTCCAATGAGGCGCTGTGGCCGCTTTGCCATATCGTGTACGTCAAGCCCAAATTTAATGAAGCAGATTGGCTGGCATACAAATCGGTGAATCAGAAATTTGCCAATGTTATTTTGGAAGAGGTTGGAAATGGCAAGGCATTCGTTTTTATTCAAGACTATCATTTTACCTTACTCCCCAAGATGCTAAAAGAAAGCAGGCCGGATTTGCTTGTAGCACAGTTCTGGCATATTCCCTGGCCAAACCGGGAGGCATTCCGTATATGCCCGTGGGGTCAGGAAATTCTGGAGGGACTCCTGGGAAATGATCTTCTGGGATTCCATGTCCAGTACCATTGCAACAATTTCCTCGATACTGTAGACCGGAATCTGGAGTCAAGGATAGATTATGGAAAGTTTACTGCCACGAAAGAAGGAAAGACGACCCATGTCCGGCCATTTCCCATTAGTATTGATTTTGATGATCTCAACTTGCAATCTCAGGGGAAAGACGTTGAAAATGAAATGGCGCGAATCAAGAGAGAACTTGGTTTAAAAGGACAAATTATCGGTGTGGGATTAGACCGGGTGGATTACACCAAGGGCATTCCTGAAAGATTTAAGGCCATTGACAGATTCCTTGAAAAACACCCTGAATATAGAAATAAGTTTACCTTCATACAGGCAGGCACCATAAGCCGGATCCACATTGAGGACTATCGGGATTACAACGATACGATATATGACCTCATGAACGAGATTAATCATAAATACCATAGTGGAAGGTGGACGCCCATACGATTATTAAAATCACACTTTAATCGGATAAGTATACAGGCCCTCTACCGTTTATCGGACATCTGTATCGTTAGCTCATTACACGATGGCATGAATCTGGTTGCCAAGGAGTTTATTGCCACCCGTTTCGACGAGTCTGGCGTATTGCTCCTCAGCCGGTTTACCGGCGCAGCCGAAGAACTCACGGGCAGTATTCAAATCAATCCTTACGCTATCGACACTTTTGCCGGGGCGATAAAGACCGCCATCGAAATGCCTCCCGACGAAAAGAAAAAAAGGATGCAACGACTCAGGGAGCATCTGCTGGAACACAATATATACAACTGGGGACAGAGTATAGTGAATGAACTCATCAAATTACATCAATGAAATACGCATTCGACCATATTCAGACTATTAACGAACTTCTCCGGACACAGAAGAAAATAATCCTATTGACGGATTTTGACGGCACCTTAACGCCTATTCGTGAACATCCGGACCTTGCCATGCTCTCGGAAGAAGTGCGTCAGATTTTATTGAAATTTTCTCAGAACAGAACATTCTTTCTTGGCATAATAACGGGGCGTTCACTCCGGCAGATAAAAAAACTGGTTAATATTCCAGGGATTTTATATGCAGCCAATCATGGAATAGAGCTGGAGGGACCGGGCGTACGGTTTAGCAGTTCAGAGGCAAAAAAGGCACGCTGTAATCTCTGGCACATGTATATGCGGCTCTTTAAATCTTTAAGACATATTGAAGGGGTATACCTGGAAGACAAAGGCTATACCATTAGTTTGCATTACCGGTTGGTCAAAAAGGCAAGTGACGTGGAATTCGTAAGGAAGACCCTTGACAGTATTACAAAACCTTACGTAGAGAGAAATATACTGTCCCTGAGTACGGGAAAGATGGTTTATGAGATACGTCCGCCGGTAAAGTGGAATAAAGCCACTACGATTCAATGGTTATTGACCAATTATTTTCCCTTAGAATTCAACGGGGATGCACTTCTTGTTTATCTTGGCGATGATCAGGCAGATATAGAAGTATTTACTGCTTTAAGCGGGAAAAGGCTGATGATCTTTGTAGGAACACCATTGGATACATTCTCGGCTGATTACTTTGTCAACTCACCCGAAGAGGTAAAGGTTTTTTTAGAACTTCTTTATAATCAAAAAAGCGAGGACAACAATGGGCACCTTACAGAAGGCAAAAGAGCCATTTAGATTCTATACGCAGACACATATACCAGAACTCACCGGGCTAAAGGCAAGCAATCTGCAGGAGTTGTTAGACCTCATAAAAACGGTTCCAGGGTCGGTTATCTATCATCATACCCACAGTTTTCTTCAGCAACACCAATATTTGTCACCGGAACCTCCAAATGATTTTGCCTATTGGATTAATGGTGTTTTGGGTGACGAGGTGCTCGGCGAAGATCTGTTTAGTATTGATACGATCCAATACACAACCATCCGTGAACTTCGTAACGAAATCATTCGCACCATTGAAAACTACATAGCAAAACATCCTAAATCGCTTCAAAGATTTGCAACATCAGGGGAAGCGTTCCATTTTGTAAAATCGATTAGCTTTGTCTTTCAAACACCCTATACAGCCTCAGACCTCAAGGAATTTCAAGCAGTATTGCAAAGGATTACCCTTGATTCTATTTACTTTCACATGTTTGAGGCCAGACTTCGTATTGGAGTGGGTACGAATGATTTTTCTCACTGGCTTGAACATAGTCTGTCAGAGAGCAAACTGGCAAATAAAATTGCATCGCTGGATCCATATACCCATACCATGGAAAACCTGAGATTTGCTCTGGTAAAATTAACAGAAAAAAGGATTGTTGAACTCTCTTTAGAGGAATTTCCTGCCAGGGTGACACTTCAAAATCCCTAAATTTTCGTGAAATAATGGCAAAGATCACTGAATATGAATCCATCGTTGGCCCCCACACCATTGAAGAATTGAAATTATTGGCAGGCAAACTTCAGGGGAAACTCATCCAGAACATCAATTCAACTGCTGTTGGTGGCGGTGTAGCAGAGATTCTTAATCGCATGGTGCCTCTATTGCAAGAATTAGGGGTAGACACCCGATGGGACTTTATCAAGGGTGGAGAGGATTTTTTCAACGTCACCAAAAAATTCCATAATGCCCTGCACGGTAAATCCGAAGAGATCACTCCGCAGATGTTTGAAATCTTCATGGAGACAAGCCAGCGGAATATTGACGAGGTGAAGACTATTGGAAACGTTGTGTTCATCCATGACCCGCAGCCTATCACCCTGGTTAAGAAAAAGACTTCCATTCCTGACAGCAAATGGATTTGGCGGTGCCATATAGACGTATCAGCGCCCGATAAGCAGGTATGGAACTTTTTGGCGCCATTTATCCATCAATATGATGCTGCTGTCTTTTCTTCTCCAAATTTTTCACAACTCTTACCTATCAGACAATTTCTGATAACACCTTCCATCGACCCTTTAAGTGATAAAAATAAGGATTTGCCGCAGGAGACAATCGACAAAGTCTTAGAAAAATATCATATACCTGCAGACACTCCCATTATTACTCAAATTTCACGGTTCGACTATTTAAAGGACCCTATCGGCGTTATTGAGGCGTATCGTTTGGTAAAAAAACGTATTGACTGTCAACTCATTATTGCCGGCGGTACGGCCACAGACGACCCGGAATCGACCAAGGTCTTTGCAGAGACAAAGGAAGTTGCTGGCAATGACGCTGACATACACATCCTCCCTATCCCTTCCGGCAGCGACATTGAGATCAATGCGCTCCAGAGGGCATCTGACGTTATTATTCAAAAATCACTTCGTGAAGGATTTGGACTTACCGTAACAGAGGCATTATGGAAGGCAAAACCAGTTGTCGCATCCGGCACAGGGGGTATTCCGTTACAGGTCAAACACAAATATAGCGGCCTCTTATGTCATAGTGTTGCCGGCGCAGCATTCGCCATTAAACAGTTATTAAACAGTCCTGAATATGCCAAAAGACTTGGTAAGAACGGCCATGAGCACATTAAGCAGAACTTCCTTCTTACCCGTCACTTAAAAGACTACATGCTCTTATTTCTGTGCATGTACCATCCCGAAGATATTGTTTACTTATAAAAAAGATTCATCGTTTCTCTGCCCAAATATTCATGCTTATTTTTTCTCAAGACGTTTTGGACTGGATTTTGAAAAATTACATGGTATATTTTACATTTATAGAGATCGGGCAAGATAAACTTTTTAAAAGTAAAAAAACATTTTATTGCATTCAAAAAGATAAAATAACTTATTAACATAAACAAATAAGACATTACGATAAAGGTAAACCCTGAGCAATCAGGGGGCGCAAAGTAAAGGGTCTTGCTAGCCGTTTAAGCGGTTTAAACAGTTTACGCCGCTTATGAGACAGCCTTACTGCCGAAGATGTTTAAGTGTATATCTTTGCAGTAAGGCTTTTTTATTTTCATTTGAGACGATTATCGTGAAACAAAGGGTTTCCAACGCCGTTAAGAAAATAAAGAAAATTTGAGTTTGAGCAGGAGAGAGGTGATGGGAAAACTTGTTTTCTGGTGCAGAATTTTTTTAAGCATTCTGGTCGTAGGTTTTTTCCACGCTTCAAGAATTTACGGACGAGAGCTTCTGAAAAAGAAGATGGTGGCAAGTACAGAGGTTACCATAGGGCAAGGAGCAAGGGGGGTTTTCCAGAGAGAGGAATTGGGAGGATTGAAAGAATGTCCATTGGGAAGAAATGAAAAATTAGAAGAAAAGGGAATTGCCATACAATCTGTAAATCAGTCCAAGAACATAGGTGTGCTTGTCCTTGCACACGGAGTACATCGCATGCACGGAGAACAGGTGCATGAAGAGCGCAATTCGGAGGCACTTCCCTTGTGGAATGCTTCTGTTCTGGAAGTGGTAAAGCCACTCACTGATAAATATCCGCTGGAAGTTGCCTTTGGTATGGCTGATCCGGATACCATAAAGGAAGCTGTTCATAGCTTAGAAGAAAAGGGCGTTTCTGAAGTGATCGTGGTGCCACTCTTCATCTCCTCTCACAGCCCAATCATAGGTAATTCCCGTTACATCCTGGGTATTCAGGAGAAATTGCCCGAAACTACCACTGTTAAATCCTTACCAAGGATAGAAAGCAGGATAAAATTTCGCATGTCAGGCGCTCTGGATGATAGCATGCTCGTTGCGGAAATTCTTTTCGAAAGGGCTATGGAGCTTAGCGCTAATCCGCCTAATGAAACGGTTATTCTGGTCGGGCACGGGCCTAATGATGAAAAAGAAAATAGACTCTGGCTGGCTGACATGGAAAAGCTAGCCTACTATGTTCGCGAGAAAGGCAACTTTAAGAAAGTTAAGGTTGCGACATGGAGGAGTGATGCCCCGGAGGAGATCAAAGAGAGGGCTATTCATGAGCTGAGAACAATGGTAGAGATGAGCGGCAAAGACGGGAAGGTCATTGCAATCCCACACTTACTCGCCACGGGTGGTGTAGAAAGTGAAATTGTGGCCGCTTTGAAAGGACTTCCCTATATCTTCAATGGCAAAACCCTATTACCCCATAGCAACATAACGAGGTGGGTAGAAATGCAGGTAGAAGAACAAATGAAAGAATCCACGGGGAGACAGCGATGAAAGAAAACCATTGTGATGAATTAAAATCCATTGATTATCCCATTCATTACCTTCGGTAAAGCAGGAGGTCAATTTTTCATCTAAGAAATATGGCTTTGCAATTAGTTGAGCTTAAACTTTAGATAACTTACCATACAGAGAAAGAGGGGAATATGAAATTAAACAATTTGTTAATACTCGCGTTATTAATAAGTTTTCTTTTTGTAGGATGTGAAAGAGTAAAAAAGGTGATCGAGAAAAAAGAGATACCTAAGATTACCGTGCAAGAAGATTTGAATGCCGAAAAAATGGCTAGCGATCTCTGGAGGAAAATACAAGGGGAAAAATATTGGGTCAACTGGAAGATGTGGCCAGGCAAGGAAGCGTTATATACAGGAGGCAGAGAACCTCATGGGGCATTATTAACTACTTACATAAATGAACCCGCCTTAAAGACATTTATAGATAAAAGGGAACAGATGCAGCCCGGAGCGATAATTATTAAAGAAAATTATATGCCTGACAAAACCCTTGTTTCTATCACGGTAATGCACAAAATAGAGGGTTTTAATCCTAAGGTAAACGACTGGTTCTGGGCTAAATTTGAACCAGACGGCACGATCACTACTGCTGAAAAATATGGTCAGACTCTGATCCTGGCAGGTAAAGTTGCAACGTGTATTGAATGCCATAGTGAACAGAGCGCCAATGACTATATTTTTACAAGCCATTTGAGGGAAGGAGTGTCAGAAGCTGTAAAAGTGGAAATGGAAATACCCGACATCGAAAAAATGGCTCATGAACTCTGGAATAAAATGCAGAGTGAAAATTACCACGTAAACTGGAAGATGTGGCCAGGCAAGGAGGCATGTTATGAAGGAAAGGAGCCACATGGCGCTTTCTTAACTACCTATGTAAATACTGCCGCCCACGAGGTAATTATGCAAAAAAAGGAAAAGATGCCTCCCGGAGCGATAATTATTAAAGAAAACTACATGCCTGATAAAAACATCGCCTCAATAACCGTGATGCATAAGATAGAAGGTTTTGCTCCTGATGCTTTTGACTGGTTTTGGGTTAAATTTGCCCCAAACGGCAAAGTCATGACTGAAGAAAAAGATGGCAAGACCATAACGTTGGCCGGTAAAGTTGCTGGCTGCATAGAATGTCACGGGAAACAAACAAGTAACGACTATATTTTTACAAGTCCTTTGAAGTTAGAGCATATGTATTAATCCCATATCCACTAGAAAGGTAAAAGTATGAAAAGAGTAGGATTTGCTAGCGCAATAGTTTTTTCTTTCTTTTTTGCCACTGCTTGTAATCAGAAAAAAACTGACACAGAGGTATCGTCAGAGGATATCAAACGTCAAACAGGGGAAGCCCTTGAAACAACCAAGAATTATCTCATACAGAAAAGAGAAGAGTATCAGACGCAACTGGAAGATAAACTACATGAACTCGAGAATAAGATAAAAGAGCTTGAAGCAAAGGCAGCGAATGCAGGAGAGGAAACCAAGGCCAAGTGCCATGAGATGATTGAAACGTTGCAACAGAAGCAAAAAGATGCAAGAAACAAATTGGAGAGACTCAAGTCTTCAAGTGCAGATGCATGGGAAAATCTAAAGTCTGGAACAGAAAATGCTCTGGAGGACTTGAAGAAAGCATACAGCGAGGCGATCTCTCGTTTTAAATAATTTTCGTCTCAAAGGGGAGACAACTTTGTTTTTCACGATTTGGATTATCAGCGGCATTATCGCCGGCTGGCTCACTGGACTGGTGGTAAAAGGACGAGGCTACGGACTCATTGGCTTCTTGGTTATTGGGGCATTGGGTGGTATAATTGGAGGCTGGATATTCAGAATGTTTTGGCTACTATCGTCCAATTGGATTGGAAATATCTTTGCGGCTTTAATTGGAGGAGTAATACTAATCGCGATTGTTCGCACCATACGTCGATGAAGAAAATATGGTGATCACCCGGAAACCAAACTGATAAAAAAGGAGGGATACGATGTATCTCGCAATCTGGATTATGAGTGGCATTCTTGCCGGCTGGCTTACAGGACTGGTGGTAAAAGGGAGAGGCTATGGCCTTGCTGGTGACTTGATTATTGGACTATTGGGTGGCATCGTTGGAGGCTGGTTGTTCGGTTTGTTCGGTCTCTATGCTACCAGTTTGATCGGGAATATTATTGTGGCGGTGATTGGAGGCATTGTAGTAGTTGCAGTTGTTCGTATCCTACGCCGGGCATAGGCAAGTATTTCTCCCTCCATGAAGCTTTACCATTTACTACACTTTATAAGACTTCTTTCCTTTGTTATATAAATCCTTCATACGGTTTATAAATAAGCATTCGTCATAATGGCGGATGATCATGAGGGAGTCCCAAGAGACCAAATACAAGACAAATAATAAAGACAACGACAAATATAAAGAAAAGAAACTTCGCAATGGTTGCAGTTGCAACAGCAATTCCGGTAAAACCAAACAGTGCCGCTACAATCGAAACGATAAAGAATACTATAGCCCAATATAGCATTTGTAACTCCTTCCAAAAAAGTAAATGTCTTGGCTTTTATGATGCATTATTACATTCGATTTTGTCTAGCAGTTCCTTTATCTTGTTCTTCAATTCACTCAGATCAGAAGACTTGATAATATATGCATCGGCTGACCACATCAGGAAATTATCTGTATAGCCGCCATAAGCAGTGTTAATAATAATCGGAATATTCTTATGTTCACTCAAGATTCTACCCATCAAGTCAATACCGTCCAGCTTCCCCGACCCTGTCCGCTTTAAACTTTACCGCAGTATGGGGATGGGGGATTGCCTAAAAGTTACCTTTTATTTTCATCTGTTTTCCCTTTAAATGAAGCATGAAACGATTTGATCTTTTTGAGCTGTTTCTTGTTAATTCCATAGATTTTTTGAAAATTGGTCGTCTCGTGTTTTGTTAACCAATTTCTTGAAATCAAAAAATCAATAGCATGTTGAACCTCATCTCTTTGCACAATATAACCTTTGGGAAACCACCATCCGAGTATAACCTTCCAGGGTATCTTTCGCATTCCGATGTCTGATGAGATAGTCAAGAAGGGACATTAACACCTCATGATCATTACAGTTTAAGTTTTTTTTCTCCATGACGAACGCCTCTTCCTTCCTGTCTATAGCAAACACTGAAAGAAAGTTGTCATTGCGGGAACAATAGCCCAAAGCAATCTCTCTGGCGGGATTGCTTCGCTGTCGCTCGCAATGACTATTACCCATCAACCTGCTTAAGACGTTTACTAATAACATTGCCCAAAACCGCAACAAAGATGCCAAAAAACTATTTCTCTCTACCCTTCATTTTTCAGGTCTTCTGCCGGTCCGTTGAAGGCAGATGCGGGTTTCTGACCGCACAACACTCCCCGGTTAATATTCTTCTATTGCCTTGAAAATCAAAGAGATGCAGACAAAATCAATATGCGGCATGAAAATGCGGCGCAACTGCCGCATTGAATAAAAAAAATATTTAGTCAACTGAAGTGATTCCAAAGAGATTCTGAAACAAGTTCAGAATGACAAATGAAGAGACACTGCATGCTGAATTTATTTCAGCATCTCGTCCTCAGTCTTCTGAAAACTTCAGTTGGCTAAATAGTTACAAAATATTACTCGTATTTGATCCGGAAGGCACGTGCATCCAGGTTATATTTCCGGAGAAGCCTCTGAAGAGTCCTCCGGTCTTTTCCCGCGGCCTTTGCGGCGTGAGTTATGTTTCCTTTGTGGGCAATAAGGAGATTCGTCAGATATGACCGTTCGAACTGACCAATGGCTTGTATCTTGACCTTTTGTAAAGAATGATCTGTTACCGGAAAATCGGATGCACTGATGAATGGACTGCAAGCCTCCTTCTTGTCTTCCCGCAAAGAACTGTCTTCCAATAACGCTCCCCCCACATGGCGAAAAATGGTCGATATCCTCAGGTTCGAGCACAGAAGAGGCGCACAAAACTGCGGCACGCTGTATTACCCCTTCCAGCTCACGCACATTCCCCGACCAGGGATAGTGAATCAACTTTTGCATTGCATCTCCTGAGAGATGCAGTAAACCCCGACGATTCTGCTTTGCGTAACGGGTGAGGAAGTGAGCTGCAAGAAGAGGAATATCGCTAACCCGTTCACGAAGAGGGGGAAGTGTGACTGAAAGAACATTCAAACGATAATAAAGATCCTCACGAAAGCGTTTCGTCTCCACAAGATACCAGAGATTGCTATTGGTTGCGGCAATGACCCGGACATCTGCGCCCCTGCTTTTTGAAGAACCGAGATGCCGATACTCCTTGTCCTGCAGGAACCGAAGGAGTTTGATCTGTGCGGAACTGCTAAGGGTATCTACCTCATCGAGGAAAAGGGCTCCCCCCTCTGCTTCCGCTATGAGTCCTTTTTCAGCAGTAGAGGCATCGGTAAAGGCCCCCTTTGCATGCCCGAAAAGCTCATTTTCAATGAGGTGGTCCGGCAGGGCTCCACAATTAACCGGAATAAACGGCTTCCCATGCCTGTGGCTATTATAGTGGATTGCCCGGGCAATAAGTTCTTTCCCGGTTCCCGTCTCCCCGTAAATCATGACTGTCGCATCTGACCACGCAAGTGATGGAATTTTCTCAATCACGCGAAGGAACGGTTTCGATTGCCCAACCAGGTGTTCCTAGTTGGACATTTTTTTTACCACTTCAGCCCTGAGAAACATACTTGGCTCATTATGAGGAGGAAGCAAAAATCATGAAAAAACGCGCTTGTTGTTGTAATGATTATTACTACGATAAATTGAGTACCAAAACTACAGAGAGATATTTTTGCATATGATTGACTTTCCATCTGTTATGTTTTTTTTTAAAGTGAACCAAAAAATATTCTAGCCTTTTTAATTGACAATATGGAAAAATATGCCATTTTTAAAATACAAGAGTCGAAAATAATAAATTATTTGACAGTGTAACAATCCATAACGACAAATATAGATTAAGTACTTCAATAACAATATAAATAAACAAGACATTACGATAAAGGCAAACCCTGAGCGATCGGGGGACGCAAAGGAAAGGGTCTTGCTAGCGGTTTAAACCGTTTAAACCGCTTATGAGACAGCCTTACTGCCGAAGATGTTTTTCAGTGAATATCTTTGCAGTAAGGCTTTTTTATTTTTTAAGGATAGTTGCCAAAATAAAGTAGTGAATTTTTTTAAGTTGTCTATTCAAGATTTATTCTTATCAGAAATTTTCATATTACGAATTCTGTATCAAGCCCCACAACTTTACCGGAAATGTTCCCGGGAGTTCGGGTTGAACTTCTTTATATGAGGAGGAGAATAAAATGTTAAAGAAGTTTGGTTATAGTCTTGTTGTTG contains:
- a CDS encoding alpha,alpha-trehalose-phosphate synthase (UDP-forming) produces the protein MIYSKETLKELISAKLKDYKLIIVSNREPYSHNYVGEEIKCIIPASGMVTALDPIIRAEGGTWIAYGSGDADKEVVDSKDRIAVPPDNPQYTLRRVWLTHEEEERFYYGFSNEALWPLCHIVYVKPKFNEADWLAYKSVNQKFANVILEEVGNGKAFVFIQDYHFTLLPKMLKESRPDLLVAQFWHIPWPNREAFRICPWGQEILEGLLGNDLLGFHVQYHCNNFLDTVDRNLESRIDYGKFTATKEGKTTHVRPFPISIDFDDLNLQSQGKDVENEMARIKRELGLKGQIIGVGLDRVDYTKGIPERFKAIDRFLEKHPEYRNKFTFIQAGTISRIHIEDYRDYNDTIYDLMNEINHKYHSGRWTPIRLLKSHFNRISIQALYRLSDICIVSSLHDGMNLVAKEFIATRFDESGVLLLSRFTGAAEELTGSIQINPYAIDTFAGAIKTAIEMPPDEKKKRMQRLREHLLEHNIYNWGQSIVNELIKLHQ
- a CDS encoding sirohydrochlorin chelatase is translated as MGKLVFWCRIFLSILVVGFFHASRIYGRELLKKKMVASTEVTIGQGARGVFQREELGGLKECPLGRNEKLEEKGIAIQSVNQSKNIGVLVLAHGVHRMHGEQVHEERNSEALPLWNASVLEVVKPLTDKYPLEVAFGMADPDTIKEAVHSLEEKGVSEVIVVPLFISSHSPIIGNSRYILGIQEKLPETTTVKSLPRIESRIKFRMSGALDDSMLVAEILFERAMELSANPPNETVILVGHGPNDEKENRLWLADMEKLAYYVREKGNFKKVKVATWRSDAPEEIKERAIHELRTMVEMSGKDGKVIAIPHLLATGGVESEIVAALKGLPYIFNGKTLLPHSNITRWVEMQVEEQMKESTGRQR
- a CDS encoding GlsB/YeaQ/YmgE family stress response membrane protein, with protein sequence MYLAIWIMSGILAGWLTGLVVKGRGYGLAGDLIIGLLGGIVGGWLFGLFGLYATSLIGNIIVAVIGGIVVVAVVRILRRA
- the otsB gene encoding trehalose-phosphatase; amino-acid sequence: MKYAFDHIQTINELLRTQKKIILLTDFDGTLTPIREHPDLAMLSEEVRQILLKFSQNRTFFLGIITGRSLRQIKKLVNIPGILYAANHGIELEGPGVRFSSSEAKKARCNLWHMYMRLFKSLRHIEGVYLEDKGYTISLHYRLVKKASDVEFVRKTLDSITKPYVERNILSLSTGKMVYEIRPPVKWNKATTIQWLLTNYFPLEFNGDALLVYLGDDQADIEVFTALSGKRLMIFVGTPLDTFSADYFVNSPEEVKVFLELLYNQKSEDNNGHLTEGKRAI
- a CDS encoding DUF1328 domain-containing protein yields the protein MLYWAIVFFIVSIVAALFGFTGIAVATATIAKFLFFIFVVVFIICLVFGLLGLPHDHPPL
- a CDS encoding cytochrome P460 family protein translates to MKLNNLLILALLISFLFVGCERVKKVIEKKEIPKITVQEDLNAEKMASDLWRKIQGEKYWVNWKMWPGKEALYTGGREPHGALLTTYINEPALKTFIDKREQMQPGAIIIKENYMPDKTLVSITVMHKIEGFNPKVNDWFWAKFEPDGTITTAEKYGQTLILAGKVATCIECHSEQSANDYIFTSHLREGVSEAVKVEMEIPDIEKMAHELWNKMQSENYHVNWKMWPGKEACYEGKEPHGAFLTTYVNTAAHEVIMQKKEKMPPGAIIIKENYMPDKNIASITVMHKIEGFAPDAFDWFWVKFAPNGKVMTEEKDGKTITLAGKVAGCIECHGKQTSNDYIFTSPLKLEHMY
- a CDS encoding glycosyltransferase → MAKITEYESIVGPHTIEELKLLAGKLQGKLIQNINSTAVGGGVAEILNRMVPLLQELGVDTRWDFIKGGEDFFNVTKKFHNALHGKSEEITPQMFEIFMETSQRNIDEVKTIGNVVFIHDPQPITLVKKKTSIPDSKWIWRCHIDVSAPDKQVWNFLAPFIHQYDAAVFSSPNFSQLLPIRQFLITPSIDPLSDKNKDLPQETIDKVLEKYHIPADTPIITQISRFDYLKDPIGVIEAYRLVKKRIDCQLIIAGGTATDDPESTKVFAETKEVAGNDADIHILPIPSGSDIEINALQRASDVIIQKSLREGFGLTVTEALWKAKPVVASGTGGIPLQVKHKYSGLLCHSVAGAAFAIKQLLNSPEYAKRLGKNGHEHIKQNFLLTRHLKDYMLLFLCMYHPEDIVYL
- a CDS encoding helix-turn-helix domain-containing protein produces the protein MPQFCAPLLCSNLRISTIFRHVGGALLEDSSLREDKKEACSPFISASDFPVTDHSLQKVKIQAIGQFERSYLTNLLIAHKGNITHAAKAAGKDRRTLQRLLRKYNLDARAFRIKYE
- a CDS encoding DUF5752 family protein; amino-acid sequence: MGTLQKAKEPFRFYTQTHIPELTGLKASNLQELLDLIKTVPGSVIYHHTHSFLQQHQYLSPEPPNDFAYWINGVLGDEVLGEDLFSIDTIQYTTIRELRNEIIRTIENYIAKHPKSLQRFATSGEAFHFVKSISFVFQTPYTASDLKEFQAVLQRITLDSIYFHMFEARLRIGVGTNDFSHWLEHSLSESKLANKIASLDPYTHTMENLRFALVKLTEKRIVELSLEEFPARVTLQNP
- a CDS encoding GlsB/YeaQ/YmgE family stress response membrane protein, coding for MFFTIWIISGIIAGWLTGLVVKGRGYGLIGFLVIGALGGIIGGWIFRMFWLLSSNWIGNIFAALIGGVILIAIVRTIRR